A section of the Aminiphilus circumscriptus DSM 16581 genome encodes:
- a CDS encoding ComEC/Rec2 family competence protein, with protein MTVELHMLPVQAGDATLIIDRSQGRPYTVLIDAGLAKDEVVSYLQSIGVYHLDLIILSHPDLDHLQGLLAILSNPLISLGQVWCFDLAFLREFVTTGKIPRPKDPTRKIIYECLFRTLDGMDKILKTLGEKNVLTLQVSAGHRFTLGSLYIEVLYPWDGFYNELHSPTRIRELLAKKWPADWMPPEWARENRENIENQRPCLAHKITVSKEQSLLGERLDGFNSLGSEAIPVPLATPDTPEESDNLSPEEEEVSNNHEYLPISMLGTLYNNLSIVTKIHVLGGINPATMLFPGDLTDWTYLIARRFPDLSADIFKYPHHGSSGPGISRKALRHFGHPFPRCCPCGPWCHPECCEWHHEYWHRLEKRIATQDACRLFTEVVKPMHVLVYPYPSQGLPKPGLFSQFMGQIHANRQSMDADRLTDSSNHAVPRILRIGKERHEIEVLSEGAMK; from the coding sequence ATGACAGTGGAACTCCATATGCTTCCAGTGCAGGCCGGAGATGCGACGCTCATCATTGACCGCTCCCAGGGTCGTCCATATACGGTTCTGATTGATGCCGGACTGGCGAAGGACGAAGTTGTCTCCTATCTGCAGAGCATCGGGGTATACCACCTCGATCTCATAATCCTCTCTCACCCTGACTTGGATCACTTGCAGGGTTTGCTTGCCATACTCAGCAACCCTCTGATCTCTTTGGGGCAGGTGTGGTGCTTCGATCTGGCTTTTCTTCGGGAGTTTGTCACGACCGGAAAGATACCGCGCCCGAAGGACCCTACCCGAAAGATTATCTACGAGTGCTTGTTTCGAACGCTCGATGGTATGGATAAGATTTTGAAGACGCTTGGCGAGAAGAATGTACTCACACTTCAGGTGTCAGCAGGGCATAGGTTCACTCTTGGCAGTCTTTACATTGAAGTACTTTACCCATGGGATGGATTCTACAACGAGCTCCATTCACCAACACGGATTAGGGAGCTTCTGGCGAAGAAATGGCCTGCAGACTGGATGCCTCCAGAATGGGCAAGAGAAAATAGAGAAAATATTGAGAACCAACGGCCATGTCTTGCTCACAAAATTACTGTATCAAAGGAGCAATCCTTGTTAGGCGAGCGCCTGGATGGATTTAATTCCCTAGGCTCTGAAGCCATCCCCGTACCATTGGCTACACCCGATACACCCGAGGAGTCAGATAATCTCTCCCCCGAAGAAGAGGAAGTTTCAAACAACCACGAATACCTGCCTATTTCAATGCTGGGCACCCTCTACAATAACCTGAGCATCGTTACCAAGATTCACGTGCTTGGCGGAATCAACCCGGCAACCATGCTCTTCCCCGGCGATCTGACTGACTGGACTTACTTGATTGCCAGGCGGTTCCCCGATCTATCAGCCGATATCTTCAAATACCCCCACCATGGTAGCTCGGGTCCCGGCATCAGTCGGAAGGCCCTTCGACATTTTGGACACCCATTTCCCCGCTGCTGTCCCTGCGGTCCATGGTGCCATCCGGAATGCTGTGAGTGGCACCATGAGTATTGGCACAGGTTAGAAAAAAGAATCGCTACTCAAGACGCTTGTCGCCTTTTCACAGAAGTCGTGAAGCCGATGCATGTCTTGGTCTATCCCTATCCCTCACAGGGGCTACCAAAGCCGGGTTTGTTTTCTCAGTTTATGGGCCAGATACATGCCAATCGCCAGAGTATGGACGCAGACCGTCTGACAGACTCCTCCAATCATGCCGTTCCCCGAATTTTGAGAATTGGCAAAGAAAGGCACGAGATTGAAGTCTTGTCAGAAGGAGCAATGAAGTGA
- a CDS encoding IS3 family transposase, producing MTFCMSRGLSERRSCAIARISRSSYRYIPDPDRDEQLTSEIKQIAKEYRRYGYRRVWALLRRRKRYVNHKRVYRLWKSAGLCLPSCKRRKPAPKRGYIPMAALHPNHVWTYDFMEDRTANGRKIRILNVVDEFTRVCLACEVARRFDARAVIAVLEELFARNGMPEYLRSDNGPEFIAKDLKSRLASRNVRPYYIAPGSPWQNAYVESFNGKLREECLNLEIFASLLEAQVIIESWRVYYNEARPHQSLEYKTPCEFLEIYRQGVDGMNDKVRKDLSEGEPLVTGVLAQRVPS from the coding sequence GTGACGTTCTGCATGTCGCGAGGGCTTTCGGAACGTCGTAGCTGTGCCATCGCCCGGATCAGTCGTTCCAGCTACCGTTACATACCCGATCCCGATCGGGACGAGCAACTGACGAGCGAAATCAAGCAGATCGCAAAAGAGTACCGGCGTTACGGATACCGCCGCGTGTGGGCTTTGCTCCGACGCAGGAAGCGGTATGTCAACCACAAACGCGTGTATCGACTGTGGAAAAGCGCCGGGTTGTGCCTGCCGTCGTGCAAACGGCGCAAACCAGCCCCGAAAAGGGGGTACATCCCCATGGCGGCGCTCCATCCGAATCATGTCTGGACCTATGATTTCATGGAAGACAGGACTGCGAACGGCCGAAAGATCCGGATACTCAACGTCGTCGACGAGTTCACGCGCGTCTGCCTCGCATGTGAAGTCGCCCGCCGGTTCGACGCAAGGGCAGTGATTGCCGTTCTCGAAGAACTTTTTGCTCGAAACGGGATGCCGGAATATCTGCGTTCCGATAACGGCCCCGAGTTCATTGCCAAGGATTTGAAAAGCCGGCTTGCTTCCCGAAACGTCCGGCCGTACTACATCGCCCCGGGCTCCCCATGGCAAAACGCATATGTAGAGAGCTTCAACGGCAAGCTTCGGGAAGAATGTCTGAATCTTGAAATCTTCGCATCACTGCTGGAAGCACAGGTGATCATCGAAAGCTGGCGCGTTTACTACAACGAGGCGCGACCTCACCAAAGCCTCGAGTACAAAACACCCTGTGAATTCCTCGAAATCTATCGGCAAGGAGTTGATGGCATGAACGACAAAGTGCGAAAAGATCTCTCGGAAGGGGAGCCCCTTGTCACCGGAGTGCTCGCCCAGAGAGTACCGTCGTGA
- a CDS encoding UvrD-helicase domain-containing protein, translated as MPITAAQKAQAEQRQWAAARDGAPQVRLVAGPGTGKSHTIEKRVADLLTNGATPSNVYVISFTRATCAELTERIRVFCSTLPYANAAAQVRVSTMHSLALRDQPPN; from the coding sequence ATGCCGATAACCGCTGCACAAAAAGCACAAGCTGAGCAACGCCAGTGGGCCGCTGCCAGAGATGGTGCGCCACAGGTGCGGCTTGTTGCCGGCCCGGGCACAGGCAAATCTCATACGATTGAAAAGCGGGTAGCTGATCTTCTGACCAATGGAGCGACTCCCAGCAATGTCTATGTTATATCATTCACTCGGGCTACGTGTGCCGAGCTGACTGAACGTATCCGGGTTTTCTGCAGCACTCTCCCCTATGCAAATGCTGCGGCGCAGGTTCGAGTGTCAACGATGCATTCCCTCGCGCTTCGTGACCAGCCCCCAAATTGA
- a CDS encoding transposase, which yields MKQRFSDEQIVAILREGEGGSDSIRDVCRKHAITETTFYRWRRRFGAMSKPEVRRLRELERENERLKRMMAERDIELDIIKEFLAKNS from the coding sequence ATGAAACAACGGTTCAGCGATGAGCAGATAGTCGCAATCCTGCGTGAAGGTGAGGGTGGATCCGATTCCATTCGCGACGTATGCAGAAAGCATGCCATTACGGAAACGACCTTTTACCGATGGCGGCGCCGCTTTGGAGCCATGTCGAAGCCTGAGGTTCGCCGCCTGCGCGAGCTTGAACGGGAAAATGAGCGCCTCAAGCGCATGATGGCCGAACGGGATATCGAGCTGGACATCATCAAGGAATTTCTAGCAAAAAACTCCTGA